The following proteins come from a genomic window of Pseudomonas sp. Z8(2022):
- the gatB gene encoding Asp-tRNA(Asn)/Glu-tRNA(Gln) amidotransferase subunit GatB: protein MQWETVIGLEIHAQLSTQSKIFSASATSFGAEPNTQASLIDLGMPGTLPVLNAEAVRMACKFGLAIDAEIGARNIFARKNYFYPDLPKGYQTSQMDHPIVGKGHLDITLEDGTVKRIGITRAHLEEDAGKSLHEDFHGMSGIDLNRAGTPLLEIVSEPDIRSAKEAVAYVKAIHALVRYLGICDGNMAEGSLRCDCNVSVRPKGQAEFGTRAEIKNVNSFRFIEKAINHEIQRQIDLIEDGGKVIQETRLYDPNKDETRSMRGKEEANDYRYFPCPDLLPVVIEQSFLDEVRSQLPELPTQKRERFQSQYGLSSYDASVLSASREMAEYFEEVAKVCGDAKLAANWVMGELSSLLNKEGLEIEQSPVSAEHLGGMILRIKDNTISGKIAKMVFEAMAAGEGSADAIIESKGLKQVTDSGAIEKMLDEVLAANAEQVEQYRASDEAKRGKMFGFFVGQAMKASKGKANPGQVNELLKKKLEG, encoded by the coding sequence ATGCAATGGGAAACAGTGATCGGGCTCGAGATCCACGCTCAGCTCAGCACCCAATCGAAGATTTTCTCGGCCAGCGCCACCAGCTTCGGCGCCGAGCCCAACACCCAGGCCAGCCTGATCGACCTCGGCATGCCCGGCACCCTGCCGGTGCTCAACGCCGAAGCCGTACGCATGGCCTGCAAGTTCGGCCTGGCCATCGATGCCGAGATCGGCGCGCGTAACATCTTTGCGCGCAAGAACTACTTCTACCCCGACCTGCCCAAGGGTTACCAGACCAGCCAGATGGATCACCCCATCGTCGGCAAGGGTCATCTGGACATCACCCTGGAAGACGGCACCGTCAAGCGCATCGGTATCACCCGCGCGCACCTGGAAGAGGATGCCGGCAAGAGCCTACACGAAGACTTCCACGGCATGAGTGGCATCGACCTCAACCGCGCCGGCACCCCGCTGCTGGAAATCGTCTCCGAGCCAGACATTCGCAGCGCCAAGGAGGCCGTGGCCTACGTCAAGGCGATCCACGCGCTGGTGCGTTACCTGGGCATCTGCGACGGCAACATGGCCGAAGGCTCGCTGCGCTGCGACTGCAACGTCTCGGTGCGCCCGAAGGGCCAGGCCGAGTTCGGCACCCGCGCCGAGATCAAGAACGTCAACTCCTTCCGCTTCATCGAGAAGGCCATCAACCACGAGATCCAGCGTCAGATCGACCTGATCGAGGATGGCGGCAAGGTCATACAGGAAACCCGCCTGTACGACCCGAACAAGGACGAAACCCGCTCCATGCGTGGCAAGGAAGAAGCCAACGACTACCGTTACTTCCCCTGCCCCGACCTGCTGCCGGTGGTGATCGAGCAGAGTTTTCTCGACGAGGTGCGCAGCCAGCTGCCGGAACTGCCGACGCAGAAGCGCGAGCGTTTCCAGAGCCAGTACGGCCTGTCCAGCTATGACGCCAGCGTTTTGAGCGCCAGCCGCGAGATGGCCGAATACTTCGAGGAAGTGGCCAAGGTCTGCGGCGACGCCAAGCTGGCAGCCAACTGGGTGATGGGCGAGCTGTCCAGCCTGCTCAACAAGGAAGGCCTGGAGATCGAGCAGTCGCCGGTTTCCGCCGAGCACCTGGGCGGCATGATCCTGCGCATCAAGGACAACACCATCAGCGGCAAGATCGCCAAGATGGTGTTCGAGGCCATGGCCGCCGGTGAAGGCAGCGCCGACGCGATCATCGAGAGCAAGGGCCTCAAGCAGGTCACCGACAGCGGCGCGATCGAGAAGATGCTCGACGAGGTACTGGCGGCCAATGCCGAGCAGGTCGAGCAGTATCGCGCCAGCGACGAGGCCAAGCGTGGCAAGATGTTCGGCTTCTTCGTCGGTCAGGCCATGAAAGCCTCCAAGGGCAAGGCCAACCCGGGGCAAGTGAACGAACTGCTCAAGAAAAAGCTCGAAGGCTGA
- a CDS encoding septal ring lytic transglycosylase RlpA family protein: MNIHTPNAIRECLPPRIASGLRGYALFGALALLAGCSTLGGGAGNSESGKASYYGDRHHGQRTASGERFDQNALTAAHRTLPFGTRVRVTNLNNERSVVVRINDRGPFVRGRVIDVSRAAALQLDMLRAGVVPVRIEALD, from the coding sequence ATGAATATCCATACCCCGAATGCAATCCGGGAATGTTTGCCCCCCCGAATCGCAAGCGGATTGCGCGGCTATGCCCTGTTCGGCGCCCTGGCATTGCTTGCCGGTTGCTCCACCCTTGGCGGCGGAGCAGGCAACAGCGAAAGCGGCAAGGCGTCCTACTACGGAGATCGTCACCACGGCCAGCGTACCGCCAGCGGCGAACGCTTCGATCAGAACGCACTGACCGCTGCGCATCGTACCCTGCCGTTCGGCACCCGGGTGCGGGTGACCAACCTGAACAATGAACGCAGTGTCGTGGTGCGCATCAATGACCGCGGGCCGTTCGTACGAGGTCGCGTGATCGACGTTTCGCGTGCCGCCGCGCTGCAGTTGGACATGCTCCGTGCAGGTGTGGTGCCGGTACGGATCGAGGCGCTGGACTGA